The following are from one region of the Veillonella nakazawae genome:
- the aspS gene encoding aspartate--tRNA ligase — translation METMQGLHRTHGCGTISEQEVGKEVVLCGWVERRRDHGGLIFLDLRDRSGVVQVVASPDHNVESFHKAEDVRNEYVLCVRGKITKRDEAAINPNLPTGAYEMYCEELRVLNFAKTPPFYIQDDIDVDENIRLKYRYLDLRRPEMQRNLILRHKVTKAMRDFFDSRDFLEIETPMLTKSTPEGARDYLVPSRVNAGTFYALPQSPQIFKQILMVAGYEKYFQIVRCFRDEDLRADRQPEFTQLDLEMSFVDEEDIYSMLEEMVAHVFKTTLGKEITLPMPRITWDEAMDKYGSDKPDLRFDMAFTDVTDLVKDTEFKVFRSVIDNGGVVKGIVVPGDAGIPRRELDDLVEYVNRYGAKGLAWACFNEDGSIKSQIMKFLGEDTIRNIGEKMGAKGGDLVLMIADKPATVARALGELRLEMARRMNMIDPDKLAFTWVTDFPMFEYNEDEKRYVAMHHPFTMPRHEDLDKLESDPGSVKAIAYDMVLNGVEIGGGSLRIYQSDVQEKVFKAIGLSEEEAKSKFGFMLDAFQYGAPPHAGCAFGLDRLVMLMAKRQSIRDVIAFPKTQSASDVMSQAPSEVEPKQLKELHIKPDIEEEEEQSLV, via the coding sequence ATGGAAACAATGCAAGGCTTACACCGTACGCACGGTTGTGGCACCATCTCTGAACAAGAGGTAGGTAAAGAGGTCGTATTATGTGGTTGGGTTGAACGCCGTCGTGATCATGGTGGTTTGATTTTCTTGGATTTACGTGATCGTTCTGGCGTAGTACAAGTAGTGGCATCTCCAGATCATAACGTGGAATCTTTCCACAAAGCAGAGGATGTTCGTAACGAATATGTACTTTGTGTACGTGGTAAAATTACAAAACGTGATGAAGCTGCTATCAATCCAAATCTTCCAACAGGTGCATATGAAATGTACTGTGAAGAATTGCGCGTATTGAACTTTGCTAAAACACCTCCATTCTATATCCAAGATGATATTGATGTAGATGAAAATATTCGTTTAAAATATCGTTACCTTGACTTACGTCGTCCAGAAATGCAACGTAACTTGATTTTACGTCACAAAGTAACAAAAGCAATGCGCGACTTCTTCGATAGCCGCGATTTCTTGGAAATTGAAACTCCAATGCTTACTAAATCTACACCAGAAGGCGCTCGTGACTATCTAGTACCTTCTCGTGTAAATGCTGGTACATTCTATGCATTGCCACAATCTCCACAAATTTTCAAACAAATCTTGATGGTAGCTGGTTATGAAAAATATTTCCAAATCGTTCGTTGCTTCCGCGATGAAGATTTGCGTGCAGACCGTCAACCAGAGTTCACTCAGCTCGACTTGGAAATGTCCTTCGTAGATGAAGAAGACATTTACTCCATGCTTGAAGAAATGGTTGCTCATGTATTTAAAACTACATTGGGCAAAGAAATCACATTGCCTATGCCTCGCATTACATGGGATGAAGCAATGGATAAATATGGTTCTGATAAACCAGACCTTCGTTTCGACATGGCCTTTACTGATGTAACTGATCTTGTAAAGGATACAGAATTTAAAGTATTCCGTTCTGTTATCGACAATGGTGGCGTAGTTAAAGGTATCGTAGTACCTGGCGATGCTGGTATTCCTCGTCGTGAACTTGATGATCTCGTTGAATATGTAAACCGTTATGGTGCAAAAGGTCTTGCATGGGCTTGCTTCAACGAAGATGGTTCTATCAAGTCTCAAATCATGAAGTTCTTAGGTGAAGATACAATCCGCAACATCGGTGAAAAAATGGGCGCTAAAGGTGGCGACCTCGTATTGATGATTGCTGATAAACCAGCAACTGTAGCACGTGCATTGGGCGAATTGCGCCTTGAAATGGCCCGTCGTATGAACATGATTGATCCAGATAAATTGGCATTCACATGGGTAACTGATTTCCCTATGTTCGAATATAACGAAGATGAAAAACGTTATGTTGCAATGCACCATCCGTTCACAATGCCTCGTCATGAAGACCTTGATAAATTAGAATCCGATCCTGGTAGTGTAAAAGCAATCGCTTATGATATGGTATTGAACGGTGTTGAAATCGGTGGCGGTTCCTTGCGTATTTACCAATCTGATGTACAAGAAAAAGTATTCAAAGCTATTGGCTTGTCTGAAGAAGAAGCAAAATCCAAATTCGGCTTCATGCTTGATGCATTCCAATATGGTGCACCTCCTCATGCAGGCTGTGCATTTGGCCTTGATCGTCTTGTTATGTTGATGGCAAAACGTCAATCTATCCGCGACGTAATCGCATTCCCTAAAACTCAATCTGCTTCTGATGTTATGAGCCAAGCGCCATCTGAAGTAGAACCTAAACAATTAAAAGAGTTGCATATTAAACCAGATATCGAGGAAGAAGAAGAACAATCTTTGGTGTAA
- a CDS encoding helix-turn-helix domain-containing protein has product MAELGEELRRERVRRNLTFKDVEQVLHIKTTYLEAIEDGKYDIIPGQVYVKGFIRNYGNYLDLDGDRLVKAYQSQVGDIDTFSLRSVTRQKAQAAPNLVQSEFVEYQTSKKRMSLETRQRKRQRSIVQERIILGIILFCMALFLLWLFLF; this is encoded by the coding sequence ATGGCTGAATTAGGCGAAGAATTACGACGTGAACGAGTAAGACGTAATTTAACCTTTAAAGATGTGGAGCAAGTACTGCACATTAAAACAACCTATTTGGAAGCTATCGAAGATGGTAAGTATGACATCATTCCTGGTCAGGTCTACGTAAAAGGCTTTATTCGTAATTACGGTAATTATTTAGATCTTGATGGGGATCGCTTGGTAAAAGCCTACCAAAGTCAAGTAGGTGATATAGATACGTTTTCCTTGCGTTCTGTGACGCGTCAGAAGGCACAAGCGGCGCCAAATTTGGTGCAAAGTGAATTCGTTGAATACCAAACATCCAAAAAGCGTATGTCCTTAGAAACGCGTCAACGTAAACGTCAACGTTCTATCGTACAAGAACGCATTATTTTAGGCATTATTTTATTCTGTATGGCATTATTTTTACTATGGTTATTCCTTTTCTAA
- a CDS encoding FtsK/SpoIIIE family DNA translocase: MAEEKTSTKKRNTRRKRTSTKQQTKSQGFSLRSEVKGLIVIAFAVISLLGFFGFELGLVGQILTGIFRYGFGLGGIIPCLGVFWIGWRLLYKGTFISVTKRGVVMTLFFLFLLALVPLWRVPEGQELITTQLADQGGVVGGAIATFLRTLLGELGAIILDVFLLLAFGILITRLSLRSGLQKAADKTQVGLDVAKEVAAEKVAVAKEVFEDWNEQRKEAAEQRKAYNREKDTRFADAADQALDTLEKRGITTDRDNFETSAVIDNEPMVDTVTTVESPKAPTSWKELAEIEARNRAAEQLANVSEDAGDAKSYDADDFDQFSDASRSTGDDYVYTPDEDYTYTPDEGYTDESESVENNHEEQPKFTYQNTTIGPLETNHAAIASAVPGTGATASSVSAGAGMSGMSLQVPSTISTTEDTAQVAVSKDGQIHRTYDRPYHFPSLDILAKGKGSQSNGEEVAQNAMMLENVLSNFGITAKVVNATQGPTVTRYEIEPAPGVKVSRIVNLTDDIALNLAAQHIRMEAPIPGKSAIGIEVPNKTTEAVHLRDVLDCSDFKDARGGIPVGLGKDIAGKPVITDLAKMPHLLVAGTTGSGKSVCVNTLISSILFSRKPEEVKLLLIDPKMVELSIYNGIPHLMVPVVTDMKKAAAVLRWAVREMEARYKAFAASGKRDIKSYNEAHPKAAMPLIVLIIDELADLMMTAPDDIEESISRLAQMARAAGIHMVLATQRPSVNVITGSIKANVPSRISFAVGSQIDSRTILDMAGAEKLLGKGDMLFAPIGANKPIRVQGAFISDDEVEHLVEFVKAQREPEYDDTVTQEAEKETEKESSEENDIYRDELLERAVNLVMESGQASVSMLQRRFRIGYTRAARLVDTMEDLKIVGPSMGSKAREILMSPEQAKARYFSDSNDEQ, encoded by the coding sequence ATGGCAGAAGAAAAAACTTCCACCAAAAAACGCAATACACGACGAAAGCGAACAAGTACAAAACAGCAAACTAAGTCTCAAGGGTTTTCCTTGCGCAGCGAAGTTAAAGGCTTAATTGTAATTGCCTTTGCAGTTATTTCCTTGCTCGGATTCTTTGGGTTTGAACTCGGTCTTGTAGGACAGATTTTAACAGGTATATTCCGTTATGGTTTTGGCCTAGGTGGTATTATTCCTTGCCTTGGTGTGTTCTGGATCGGCTGGCGATTATTGTATAAAGGAACATTTATTTCCGTTACTAAACGGGGTGTTGTAATGACTTTGTTCTTCCTATTCTTGCTAGCCCTTGTTCCATTGTGGCGCGTTCCTGAGGGGCAGGAATTAATCACAACACAATTGGCTGACCAAGGTGGTGTAGTAGGTGGTGCTATCGCTACATTCCTTCGTACTCTATTAGGTGAGCTAGGGGCTATCATTTTAGATGTATTCTTATTATTAGCCTTTGGTATTCTAATCACTCGTTTATCTTTGCGAAGTGGCTTGCAAAAGGCAGCAGATAAAACACAAGTAGGTTTAGATGTAGCTAAAGAAGTGGCTGCTGAGAAGGTCGCTGTAGCTAAAGAGGTCTTTGAAGATTGGAATGAACAACGTAAAGAAGCTGCAGAACAACGGAAAGCGTATAACAGGGAAAAGGATACACGCTTTGCTGATGCTGCAGATCAAGCGTTAGATACACTTGAAAAACGAGGTATCACTACCGATCGAGATAACTTTGAAACGAGTGCGGTTATAGATAATGAACCTATGGTGGATACAGTGACGACTGTAGAATCTCCAAAGGCTCCTACATCTTGGAAAGAATTGGCTGAAATAGAAGCGCGCAACCGTGCAGCGGAACAATTGGCGAATGTTTCTGAAGATGCTGGTGATGCGAAGTCTTATGATGCAGATGATTTTGATCAATTTTCTGATGCTAGTAGATCTACAGGTGATGACTATGTATATACTCCAGATGAGGATTATACATATACTCCAGACGAAGGATATACAGATGAATCTGAATCAGTAGAGAATAATCATGAGGAACAACCAAAGTTTACATATCAAAATACAACGATTGGTCCATTGGAAACTAATCACGCTGCCATAGCTTCTGCTGTACCTGGAACAGGTGCTACAGCAAGTTCTGTAAGTGCTGGTGCTGGTATGTCTGGTATGAGTTTACAAGTACCATCTACTATTAGTACTACAGAAGATACAGCACAAGTAGCAGTATCTAAAGATGGTCAAATTCATCGTACCTATGATAGACCTTATCATTTCCCAAGCCTTGATATTTTGGCGAAAGGGAAGGGGAGTCAAAGCAATGGTGAAGAAGTAGCTCAAAATGCAATGATGCTTGAAAATGTATTGAGTAACTTTGGTATTACTGCTAAGGTCGTTAATGCTACACAAGGTCCAACTGTTACACGCTACGAAATTGAACCTGCACCAGGTGTAAAGGTTAGCCGCATCGTCAATTTAACTGATGATATCGCCTTAAACTTAGCGGCTCAACATATTCGGATGGAGGCTCCAATCCCTGGTAAATCCGCCATCGGTATCGAGGTTCCTAATAAGACGACAGAGGCCGTTCATTTGCGTGATGTTCTTGATTGTAGTGACTTCAAGGACGCTCGTGGGGGTATTCCTGTAGGTCTTGGCAAGGATATTGCAGGTAAGCCTGTTATTACTGACCTTGCAAAGATGCCTCACCTGCTTGTAGCAGGTACTACTGGTTCTGGTAAATCTGTATGTGTAAATACTTTGATTTCAAGTATTCTATTTAGTCGTAAACCAGAAGAGGTTAAGCTTTTATTAATCGACCCTAAGATGGTTGAATTGTCTATCTACAATGGCATTCCTCATTTGATGGTGCCAGTTGTAACAGATATGAAAAAAGCAGCCGCTGTATTGCGGTGGGCTGTTCGTGAGATGGAGGCTCGTTATAAAGCTTTTGCAGCATCTGGCAAACGCGATATTAAGAGCTATAACGAAGCACACCCTAAGGCGGCTATGCCTTTGATTGTATTAATTATCGATGAGTTAGCTGACCTTATGATGACTGCTCCTGATGATATTGAAGAATCTATTAGTCGCTTAGCACAAATGGCGCGTGCTGCAGGTATTCACATGGTACTTGCTACGCAACGTCCTTCTGTCAACGTTATTACAGGCTCTATTAAGGCCAATGTACCTAGCCGTATTTCCTTTGCAGTAGGTTCTCAAATTGACTCCCGTACTATTCTCGATATGGCGGGTGCTGAGAAATTACTTGGTAAAGGGGATATGCTATTTGCTCCAATTGGTGCTAATAAACCAATTCGTGTACAAGGTGCGTTTATCTCTGATGATGAGGTAGAACATCTTGTGGAATTTGTAAAAGCTCAACGTGAACCAGAATATGACGATACTGTTACACAAGAGGCTGAGAAGGAAACCGAAAAAGAATCATCAGAAGAAAATGATATCTACCGCGATGAATTATTAGAACGTGCTGTTAATCTCGTTATGGAATCTGGTCAAGCTTCTGTGTCTATGTTACAGCGTCGATTCCGCATTGGGTATACTCGTGCGGCTCGCCTTGTTGATACGATGGAAGACCTTAAAATTGTTGGTCCTAGTATGGGCAGTAAGGCTCGAGAGATTTTGATGAGCCCTGAACAAGCTAAGGCGCGATATTTCTCAGACTCCAATGATGAGCAATAA
- a CDS encoding YgiQ family radical SAM protein → MDRFLVTEPSDMKKRGWAELDFVLISGDAYVDHPSFAPAVIGRYLESKGYRVGIIDQPDWNDVEAFKKLGKPRLASLVTAGNLDSMLNKFTAAKKIRRQDDYSPGGEAGHRPDRATLVYANRMKEAYSDVPLIIGGIEASLRRFGHYDYWSDTVRRSILVDSKADVLIYGMGELQIVELADALDQDRFKESLPSIRGICYMAKEIPTIDYVECPSFEEIKADKMAFADAFRMQYDEQDPFYGRIVVQKHGDRYLVQNTPALPLTQEEMDGVYNLPYTRKWHPKYDDKGGVPALSEVQFSLVSQRGCFGSCSFCAITNHQGRIIQNRSHESLLDEAQTMINMVNFKGYIHDVGGPTANFRHLACDKQAVYGACKGRTCAAPEPCENLNTNHDDYIALLRKLRKIKGVKKVFVRSGLRYDYVLADNNKDFVRELCEFHVSGQLKVAPEHVSKRVTNMMGKAGKEEFLTFKSWFEEANKNLGKKQYLVPYFMSSHPGCALEDAIELAEFLRDQHMYPEQVQDFIPTPGSLSTCMYYTGINPLDGKPVYVAKKGRDKAKQRALMQYKNIENYDLVKEALIEANRRDLIGFGPECLIPPRPIGRTNRTSQSSGSRNSGKNNDRRNGRQSSEKSSKGRPSRNGMTKSRPSNSNRGRGSR, encoded by the coding sequence ATGGATAGATTTTTAGTAACAGAACCTTCGGATATGAAGAAACGCGGTTGGGCCGAATTAGATTTTGTCCTCATTAGTGGGGACGCCTATGTGGACCATCCTTCCTTTGCACCTGCAGTTATCGGCAGATACTTAGAATCCAAAGGGTATCGTGTAGGCATTATAGATCAACCAGATTGGAATGATGTAGAGGCTTTCAAAAAACTTGGTAAACCGCGTCTAGCATCCCTTGTTACGGCAGGGAATCTAGACTCAATGCTTAATAAATTTACGGCGGCAAAGAAAATTCGTCGACAAGATGACTATTCTCCAGGTGGTGAAGCGGGCCATCGCCCAGATCGAGCTACCTTGGTATATGCGAATCGTATGAAAGAGGCTTACAGTGATGTGCCTCTTATTATCGGTGGCATAGAGGCGTCCTTACGCCGATTTGGTCATTATGATTATTGGTCAGATACTGTGCGTCGTTCTATTTTAGTTGATTCAAAGGCTGATGTACTCATTTATGGTATGGGTGAACTTCAAATTGTAGAATTAGCTGATGCGTTAGATCAAGATAGATTTAAAGAGTCCTTGCCATCTATTCGTGGTATTTGTTATATGGCCAAGGAAATCCCTACTATAGACTATGTTGAGTGTCCATCTTTTGAGGAAATTAAAGCGGATAAGATGGCTTTTGCTGATGCATTCCGTATGCAGTATGATGAACAAGATCCATTCTATGGTCGTATAGTAGTACAAAAACATGGCGATAGATATCTTGTTCAAAACACACCTGCATTGCCACTTACGCAGGAGGAAATGGATGGCGTATATAACTTGCCGTATACTCGCAAGTGGCATCCTAAATATGATGATAAGGGTGGCGTACCAGCATTAAGCGAAGTACAGTTTAGCCTTGTAAGTCAACGGGGATGCTTTGGTAGCTGTTCATTCTGTGCAATAACAAATCATCAAGGTCGTATCATCCAAAATCGTAGTCATGAGTCTTTACTTGATGAAGCTCAAACTATGATTAATATGGTTAACTTTAAAGGATATATTCATGATGTTGGGGGCCCTACAGCGAACTTCCGTCATTTAGCTTGTGACAAACAAGCTGTATATGGTGCTTGTAAAGGTCGTACTTGTGCGGCTCCAGAGCCTTGTGAAAATCTAAATACAAACCATGATGACTATATTGCTTTACTCCGTAAATTACGCAAGATAAAAGGCGTAAAAAAGGTATTTGTTCGTTCTGGCTTGCGTTATGACTATGTTCTAGCGGATAACAATAAAGATTTTGTCCGCGAGCTTTGTGAATTTCATGTAAGTGGACAATTAAAAGTAGCGCCAGAACATGTTTCTAAACGCGTTACCAATATGATGGGCAAAGCTGGTAAGGAAGAGTTCCTCACCTTCAAATCTTGGTTTGAAGAGGCCAATAAAAATCTTGGTAAGAAGCAATATTTAGTACCATATTTTATGAGCTCTCATCCAGGTTGTGCATTGGAAGATGCTATTGAATTAGCCGAGTTCTTACGTGATCAACATATGTATCCAGAACAAGTGCAAGACTTTATTCCTACGCCGGGAAGTTTATCGACATGTATGTACTATACGGGCATTAACCCACTGGATGGAAAACCTGTATATGTTGCAAAAAAAGGTAGAGATAAAGCTAAGCAGCGGGCTTTAATGCAATATAAAAATATTGAAAATTATGACCTTGTAAAAGAGGCGCTCATTGAAGCTAATCGACGTGACTTAATAGGGTTTGGACCTGAATGTTTGATTCCTCCACGCCCAATTGGTCGTACTAATCGTACTAGTCAATCTAGTGGTTCTCGTAATAGTGGGAAGAATAATGATCGTCGCAACGGACGTCAGTCTAGTGAGAAAAGTAGTAAGGGTAGACCCTCTCGTAATGGCATGACCAAAAGTCGCCCATCTAATAGTAATCGAGGACGTGGTAGTCGTTAA
- the hemZ gene encoding coproporphyrinogen dehydrogenase HemZ, whose protein sequence is MLNGYLYTGPLPLGSVVAHNCGAAGLFSDKVHPDVILESHEVDGLYTLTVTIGETVQTFEGPVSSMGRRQIGQALLRYLREYQGLPAEAPWGTMVGVRPTKLLHKYIDTYGSVHAATRHIRDEFSVSMEKLATLGSIGEYQRPFLADTDHKKVSLYCGIPFCDTRCVYCSFPYGLYQDYDGKSQFLTALGRDIEDMKTIVESYGLTVDTLYMGGGTPTVLGDEDFHQVLKQLSILVPEGHEFTVEAGRPDSVNPTKLRSMLDLGVNRISINPQTMQDDILRRIGRGHSACDIDELLQYVKHNTSLAVNMDFIAGLPNHTMQNMIENMDYVCQNLPENVTIHTLALKRGSPLYDLNMQDDIPEEHLVADMIQYGKERLEAAGYVPYYLYRQQYMRGQLENIGYTLPGKACEYNIQIMEERQSILSMGPGSSSKWMRAPEYRQLKQHMPKDVDVYHATIDALLEKRHRICKKFWEVV, encoded by the coding sequence ATGCTTAATGGATATCTATATACGGGACCATTACCGCTTGGTTCTGTAGTGGCCCATAATTGTGGTGCTGCAGGACTGTTTTCTGACAAGGTGCATCCAGATGTTATCCTTGAATCTCACGAAGTCGATGGATTGTATACTTTAACAGTTACCATTGGTGAGACGGTTCAGACTTTTGAAGGCCCTGTTTCCTCTATGGGACGACGTCAAATAGGGCAAGCCTTACTGCGCTACTTGCGTGAATATCAAGGTTTACCAGCTGAGGCGCCTTGGGGGACTATGGTAGGCGTACGCCCTACAAAGCTACTACATAAATATATAGATACATATGGCTCTGTCCACGCAGCAACTCGTCACATTAGGGACGAGTTTTCTGTGTCTATGGAAAAGCTTGCTACACTGGGCTCTATCGGTGAGTATCAACGGCCATTTTTAGCCGATACAGACCATAAAAAGGTGAGTCTCTATTGTGGCATTCCTTTTTGTGACACCCGTTGTGTTTACTGCTCCTTTCCGTATGGACTCTATCAGGACTATGATGGTAAAAGCCAATTTTTAACTGCCTTAGGCCGCGACATCGAGGATATGAAAACTATTGTTGAATCTTATGGCTTAACGGTAGATACTCTTTATATGGGTGGCGGTACTCCGACGGTATTAGGGGACGAAGACTTTCACCAAGTTCTGAAACAGCTGTCTATACTTGTTCCTGAAGGTCATGAGTTTACTGTAGAAGCAGGGCGGCCGGATTCTGTTAATCCTACAAAGTTACGATCTATGCTTGATTTAGGTGTCAATCGTATTAGCATTAATCCACAAACGATGCAAGACGATATTTTGCGGCGCATTGGTCGTGGACATAGTGCATGTGATATTGATGAGTTGTTACAATATGTCAAACATAATACGTCGTTAGCGGTAAATATGGATTTTATTGCCGGTTTACCAAATCATACGATGCAAAACATGATAGAGAATATGGATTATGTATGTCAAAATTTGCCGGAAAATGTTACAATTCATACGTTAGCATTAAAACGTGGTAGCCCATTGTATGATTTAAATATGCAAGATGATATCCCTGAGGAACATCTCGTGGCAGACATGATACAATATGGTAAAGAGCGTCTAGAAGCGGCTGGCTATGTACCATATTATCTATATCGTCAACAATATATGAGAGGACAGTTAGAGAATATCGGCTATACCTTGCCCGGCAAAGCGTGCGAATATAATATTCAGATTATGGAGGAACGACAAAGTATTCTTTCCATGGGACCTGGTAGTTCATCTAAGTGGATGCGGGCCCCTGAATATCGTCAATTGAAACAGCATATGCCAAAGGATGTAGATGTTTACCACGCAACGATAGATGCACTATTAGAGAAACGACATAGAATTTGTAAAAAATTTTGGGAGGTTGTGTAA
- the hisS gene encoding histidine--tRNA ligase, which translates to MAIRKPRGTQDFLPEQMINWHYIEQRMREICKVYGFNEIRTPAFEDTKLFLRGIGETTDVVQKEMYTFTTGDDGGSSFTLRPENTASAVRAYLENKVYGKEGLTKWYYMGPMFRHDKPQAGRYRQFHQFGAEVLGSQSPVVDSEVICMVVQLLKDFGLKDLNVEVNSVGCPICRPAYREKLIEFFEPKKEQLCSDCQERLYKNPLRILDCKNETCKSLSVGAPEIHEHLCEECHDHFEELKTYLTAANVQYTLNPRLVRGLDYYTKTAFEVQYTPLGAQSAVAGGGRYDGLVEELDGPHTPAIGFAMGMERLLLALEKQNLLPEQTVEPSAFVVALGDAAKVEAFKICQALHDAYVSVEMDGQGKSMKAQLKYANKINAKYVIILGDDELARGEAIIRFMETSEQETVPLDTVSERITSLVKG; encoded by the coding sequence ATGGCTATTAGAAAACCAAGAGGTACACAAGACTTTTTGCCAGAGCAAATGATAAATTGGCACTATATTGAACAGCGTATGCGTGAAATTTGTAAGGTATACGGGTTCAACGAAATTCGCACACCTGCCTTTGAAGATACTAAATTATTCTTGCGTGGCATTGGTGAAACTACAGATGTAGTACAAAAGGAAATGTACACATTTACTACAGGTGATGATGGTGGCTCTAGCTTTACCTTGCGCCCTGAAAATACAGCATCTGCAGTACGCGCATATTTAGAAAATAAAGTATATGGTAAAGAAGGCCTTACAAAATGGTATTACATGGGGCCTATGTTCCGACATGATAAACCACAAGCTGGCCGTTACCGCCAATTCCACCAATTCGGGGCAGAGGTATTAGGTTCTCAATCCCCTGTAGTGGATAGTGAAGTTATCTGCATGGTCGTACAATTGTTGAAAGACTTTGGCCTTAAAGACCTCAATGTAGAGGTGAACTCTGTAGGCTGTCCAATATGCCGCCCTGCATACCGTGAAAAATTAATTGAGTTCTTTGAGCCTAAAAAAGAACAATTATGTAGTGACTGCCAAGAACGTTTGTATAAAAATCCTTTGCGTATCTTGGATTGCAAAAATGAAACATGTAAATCCTTGTCCGTAGGTGCTCCTGAAATTCACGAACATTTATGTGAAGAATGTCATGATCACTTCGAAGAATTGAAAACTTATTTAACGGCTGCCAATGTGCAATATACATTAAATCCTCGTTTAGTACGTGGCCTTGATTATTACACAAAAACAGCATTTGAGGTACAATATACTCCATTAGGGGCTCAAAGTGCAGTAGCCGGTGGTGGTCGTTACGATGGCCTTGTAGAGGAACTCGATGGTCCTCATACACCAGCCATCGGTTTTGCGATGGGCATGGAACGTTTATTATTAGCCCTTGAAAAACAAAACTTATTACCGGAACAAACTGTAGAGCCATCTGCATTCGTAGTAGCTCTTGGTGATGCGGCTAAGGTAGAGGCTTTCAAAATTTGCCAAGCATTGCATGATGCATATGTATCCGTTGAAATGGACGGACAGGGTAAGAGTATGAAGGCACAATTAAAATATGCTAACAAAATTAATGCAAAATATGTTATCATATTGGGTGATGATGAATTGGCTCGTGGGGAAGCCATAATCCGATTCATGGAAACTAGTGAACAAGAAACTGTACCACTCGATACAGTTTCTGAACGTATAACTTCTTTGGTGAAAGGATGA
- a CDS encoding replication-associated recombination protein A has translation MDSLFDLEPTNAYEPLPVRMRPTKLDHLYGQEKAVGKGTFLRAMVEKDTIPSMLFYGPCGTGKTTLAGIIAKVSNSHFVNLNATNAGIGELRNIIEDARKRVRSLQQRTILFLDEIHRFNKSQQDVLLPCVEDGTIILIGATTENPFFEVNRPLLSRLRLITLEALTPKAIGQILRRAITDEEVGLGKRRLQVTDEVLEDVGIFVNGDGRMALNILEQAAAMVPDEGTITIEVLEKVVGRRIYTYDKKGDSHYDTISAFIKSMRGSDVQATVHYLARMIEAGEDPNFIARRIVICAAEDVGLADPQALILANAAAQAAHMVGFPEARIILSEAACYVALAPKSNSAYLAIDAAIADVRHKDCGQVPDHLKDSHYSGASKLGHGNTYKYAHNYPNGYVKQQYLPTPLMDASYYNGIKRGKEEQLLCDWEKRRKS, from the coding sequence ATGGATAGTTTGTTTGATTTAGAGCCTACAAATGCATATGAGCCACTTCCTGTGCGTATGCGTCCTACCAAGTTGGATCATTTATACGGTCAAGAGAAGGCCGTAGGGAAGGGGACCTTCTTACGAGCTATGGTAGAGAAGGATACCATACCATCTATGCTTTTTTATGGGCCTTGTGGAACGGGAAAAACTACGCTAGCAGGTATCATTGCTAAGGTAAGTAATAGTCATTTTGTAAATTTAAATGCTACCAATGCTGGTATAGGTGAGTTGCGTAACATCATAGAGGATGCTCGTAAGCGCGTACGGTCATTACAACAAAGAACTATATTATTTCTCGATGAAATCCACCGTTTCAATAAAAGCCAACAAGATGTGTTATTACCTTGTGTAGAAGATGGCACGATTATCCTCATTGGTGCCACCACAGAAAATCCGTTTTTTGAGGTTAATAGACCGCTCTTATCCCGTTTGCGACTCATAACATTGGAGGCTTTGACACCAAAGGCGATTGGTCAAATTTTGCGTCGTGCTATTACAGATGAAGAGGTAGGCCTTGGTAAACGCCGTTTACAAGTAACCGATGAAGTGCTAGAGGATGTAGGAATTTTCGTTAATGGCGACGGTCGTATGGCTTTGAATATTTTAGAACAGGCTGCAGCTATGGTACCGGATGAAGGGACTATAACCATAGAGGTTCTTGAAAAAGTTGTGGGACGTAGAATTTACACATATGATAAAAAGGGTGACAGCCACTACGATACAATCTCTGCTTTTATTAAAAGTATGCGTGGCTCTGATGTACAAGCGACGGTGCATTATTTGGCACGTATGATTGAAGCGGGGGAGGATCCTAATTTTATTGCTCGTCGTATCGTAATATGTGCAGCTGAGGATGTAGGCCTTGCAGATCCGCAAGCTTTAATTCTAGCCAATGCAGCGGCTCAAGCGGCTCATATGGTAGGATTTCCGGAGGCTCGTATCATATTGTCTGAAGCGGCTTGTTATGTAGCATTAGCACCGAAAAGTAATTCTGCTTATTTGGCTATCGATGCAGCAATTGCCGATGTGCGCCACAAGGATTGTGGACAGGTGCCAGATCATTTAAAAGATAGTCATTATAGTGGGGCTAGCAAGCTAGGTCATGGGAACACCTATAAGTATGCCCACAACTATCCAAATGGCTATGTAAAACAGCAGTATCTACCAACACCTCTTATGGATGCTTCGTACTACAACGGTATTAAAAGGGGCAAGGAAGAACAGTTACTTTGTGACTGGGAGAAACGGCGTAAAAGCTAA